In one window of Rhizobium oryzihabitans DNA:
- a CDS encoding metallophosphoesterase: MTIFSSKRRDVLKLMAGTALLPLMVAARPAMAQDVALRAIVISDLHSAYERIGQLLAAIETHITADKTPHIILLNGDLFEIGNAVAARSAGEIEWTFLAALAKLAPTVINIGNHEPDIDNDLANFVNRAKALGITVLSNIIDKRSGTAYAPASAEMSVAGQQIVVAGLATNAINTYPKATREMLDIPQPVEWAKANLPRIVKQGAINIVLSHAGVVADRDILPLLPDGTLIIGGHDHLNFVHEQGATRYVHTGSWCTSMTVATITAPGKAAAIETVAIDRGAPASPALKSLIEQTLEKHLTAEERAVVGKSAKAMTVDEAGRHVAQLIAAKTGADVGFIGHTSFGAGLPEGDIRRYDFNASLRFDGKLMVTEVDGAALQHILKRCNQDGDIALADRTGDYLYAMPEKPETKERYRLVCNDWSATNQKSYFGRSDLVFAEVPEVKLKQTVLGGLS; the protein is encoded by the coding sequence ATGACGATTTTCTCGAGCAAACGCCGCGATGTGCTGAAGCTTATGGCAGGCACCGCCCTGCTGCCGCTGATGGTGGCGGCAAGGCCAGCGATGGCACAGGACGTGGCGCTGCGTGCAATCGTCATCTCCGATCTGCATTCCGCCTATGAGCGCATCGGCCAGCTTCTCGCGGCCATCGAAACGCACATTACTGCCGACAAGACGCCTCATATCATTCTTCTGAATGGCGACCTGTTCGAGATCGGCAATGCGGTGGCCGCGCGTTCCGCCGGCGAAATCGAGTGGACGTTCCTGGCGGCGCTCGCCAAGCTTGCCCCCACCGTCATCAATATCGGCAACCACGAACCCGATATCGACAATGATCTCGCCAATTTCGTCAACCGCGCCAAGGCACTCGGCATCACCGTTCTCTCCAACATCATCGACAAGCGCAGCGGCACCGCCTATGCACCTGCCAGCGCCGAGATGAGCGTCGCCGGCCAACAGATCGTCGTCGCGGGCCTCGCCACCAATGCGATCAATACCTATCCGAAGGCCACGCGCGAGATGCTGGACATTCCGCAGCCGGTGGAATGGGCGAAGGCCAATCTGCCGAGGATCGTCAAGCAGGGCGCGATCAACATTGTTCTGAGCCATGCCGGCGTCGTCGCCGACCGTGATATCCTGCCTTTGCTGCCTGATGGCACGCTGATCATCGGCGGCCACGACCACCTGAATTTCGTGCATGAACAGGGCGCCACGCGTTATGTCCACACCGGCTCCTGGTGCACTTCCATGACGGTCGCGACGATCACGGCTCCTGGCAAGGCTGCGGCCATCGAGACCGTTGCAATCGATCGTGGCGCTCCCGCCTCCCCCGCCCTCAAGAGCCTGATCGAGCAGACACTCGAAAAGCACCTCACGGCGGAAGAGCGGGCAGTCGTCGGCAAATCCGCAAAAGCGATGACCGTCGATGAGGCCGGCCGCCATGTGGCGCAGCTCATCGCCGCAAAAACCGGTGCGGATGTCGGCTTCATCGGCCACACCTCCTTCGGCGCGGGCCTGCCCGAAGGCGATATTCGCCGCTACGATTTCAACGCCTCTTTGCGTTTCGACGGCAAGCTGATGGTGACGGAAGTGGATGGCGCGGCACTTCAGCACATCCTCAAGCGATGCAACCAGGATGGCGACATTGCACTTGCCGACCGGACCGGCGATTATCTTTACGCCATGCCGGAGAAACCGGAAACGAAAGAGCGCTACAGGCTGGTCTGCAACGACTGGTCGGCCACCAACCAGAAATCCTATTTCGGCCGCAGCGATCTTGTTTTTGCGGAAGTGCCTGAAGTGAAGCTGAAGCAGACGGTTCTGGGCGGGCTTTCTTAA
- a CDS encoding ABC transporter ATP-binding protein produces MTSLVLKDIRKSYGQVKVLHGIDLQIEQGEFIVFVGPSGCGKSTLLRMIAGLEEITGGEMFIDGQLVNEIPPSRRGIAMVFQSYALYPHMTVYDNMAFGMKIARENKQEIDRRVRAAAEILQLTQYLERLPKALSGGQRQRVAIGRAICRNPKVFLFDEPLSNLDAALRVATRIEIAKLNEQMADTTMIYVTHDQVEAMTLADRIVVLNAGRVEQVGAPLELYEKPANLFVARFIGSPAMNIIAAKIAGTGERTSIELTGGKALAVNVPTPASEQGKAASFGVRPEDLSIVTGDDYLFEGKVSIVEALGEVTLLYLEAPKGQEPIIVKVPGIASVGKGQTLRFAAPQEKLHLFDADGKTYRR; encoded by the coding sequence ATGACAAGTCTCGTTCTCAAGGATATCCGCAAATCATACGGGCAGGTGAAGGTCCTGCACGGCATCGATCTGCAGATCGAACAGGGCGAATTCATCGTTTTCGTCGGCCCCTCGGGCTGCGGAAAATCGACGCTGCTGCGCATGATCGCTGGTCTGGAGGAAATCACCGGCGGCGAGATGTTTATCGATGGCCAGCTGGTCAATGAAATCCCGCCTTCGCGGCGGGGCATTGCCATGGTGTTCCAGTCCTATGCGCTTTATCCGCATATGACAGTTTACGACAACATGGCCTTCGGCATGAAGATCGCCAGGGAAAACAAACAGGAGATCGACCGCCGCGTGCGCGCCGCCGCCGAAATCCTGCAGCTGACGCAATATCTGGAGCGTCTGCCCAAGGCCCTGTCCGGCGGCCAGCGTCAGCGCGTCGCCATCGGCCGCGCCATCTGCCGCAATCCCAAGGTCTTCCTGTTCGATGAGCCCCTGTCGAACCTCGATGCCGCGTTGCGTGTCGCAACCCGCATCGAGATCGCCAAGCTCAACGAGCAGATGGCCGATACGACAATGATCTACGTCACCCACGATCAGGTGGAAGCGATGACGCTGGCCGATCGTATCGTCGTTCTGAATGCGGGACGGGTGGAGCAGGTCGGCGCACCGCTCGAACTTTACGAGAAACCGGCCAACCTCTTCGTGGCGCGCTTCATCGGCTCGCCCGCCATGAACATCATCGCAGCGAAGATTGCGGGAACCGGGGAACGGACCTCCATCGAACTTACCGGCGGCAAGGCGCTTGCCGTCAATGTTCCCACACCTGCATCCGAGCAGGGAAAGGCTGCAAGTTTCGGGGTCAGGCCTGAAGATTTGAGCATCGTCACCGGTGATGACTATCTGTTCGAAGGCAAGGTTTCGATTGTCGAGGCTCTGGGCGAAGTGACCCTGCTTTATCTCGAAGCACCCAAGGGGCAGGAGCCGATCATCGTCAAGGTGCCCGGCATTGCTTCCGTCGGCAAGGGCCAGACCCTGCGTTTTGCAGCGCCGCAGGAGAAGCTCCATCTCTTCGACGCCGACGGTAAAACCTACCGCAGATAA
- a CDS encoding alpha-glucosidase family protein: MTASVTSALTPNKDWWRGAVIYQIYPRSYQDSNGDGIGDLKGITDRLAHIAGLGADAIWISPFFTSPMKDFGYDVSNYVDVDPMFGTLADFDGLIAEAHRLGVRVMIDLVMSHTSDQHPWFVESRARRSNPKSNWYVWSDSKPDGTPPNNWLSIFGGSAWQWDPTRMQYYMHNFLTSQPDLNLHNPEVQEELLNITRFWLKRGVDGFRLDTINFYFHDLELRDNPALAPERRNASTAPAVNPYNFQEHLYDKNRPENIAFLKRFRAVLDEFPDIAAVGEVGDSQRGLEIVGEYTSGDDKMQMCYAFEFLAPDALTPQRVADVQADFAKAAPEGWACWAFSNHDVVRHVSRWGEHVEDKDAFAKVLSALLMTQRGSVCIYEGEELGLTEADIAFEDLQDPYGIQFWPEFKGRDGCRTPMVWDAGHAQAGFSTSDKTWLPIPAEHKQRAVSAQQGNEASVLEHYRRFLSFRRKHPAFAKGDIEFQPVEGDVLSYTRTLGNETVLCLFNLSATPAKARLPEGNWEVLEGHGFAGGLEGRSVELPAWGAFFARYA, translated from the coding sequence ATGACCGCTTCGGTGACTTCCGCTTTGACGCCCAACAAGGACTGGTGGCGCGGCGCTGTTATCTATCAGATCTACCCGCGCTCCTATCAGGACTCCAATGGCGACGGCATCGGCGACCTGAAGGGCATCACAGACCGTCTGGCGCATATTGCCGGTCTCGGTGCCGACGCCATCTGGATTTCGCCCTTCTTCACCTCGCCGATGAAGGATTTCGGTTACGACGTCTCGAACTATGTCGATGTCGATCCGATGTTCGGTACGTTAGCCGATTTCGACGGGCTGATTGCAGAGGCTCACCGCCTCGGTGTTCGCGTCATGATCGACCTCGTCATGTCGCATACGTCAGACCAGCATCCGTGGTTCGTGGAAAGTCGCGCCCGCCGCAGCAATCCGAAATCGAACTGGTATGTCTGGTCGGACAGCAAGCCGGACGGCACGCCGCCCAATAACTGGCTGTCGATCTTTGGCGGTTCCGCCTGGCAGTGGGATCCGACCCGCATGCAATATTACATGCACAACTTCCTGACCTCGCAGCCGGACCTCAACCTGCATAATCCGGAAGTTCAGGAAGAGCTGCTGAACATCACCCGCTTCTGGCTGAAGCGCGGCGTCGATGGTTTCCGCCTCGACACCATCAACTTCTATTTCCATGACCTCGAGCTGCGCGACAACCCGGCGCTGGCGCCGGAGCGCCGCAATGCCTCCACCGCGCCTGCGGTCAATCCCTATAACTTCCAGGAACATCTCTACGACAAGAACCGCCCGGAAAACATCGCCTTCCTGAAGCGCTTCCGCGCCGTGTTGGACGAATTCCCTGACATCGCCGCTGTCGGCGAAGTGGGTGACAGTCAGCGCGGTCTCGAAATCGTCGGCGAATATACCTCCGGCGATGACAAGATGCAGATGTGCTACGCCTTCGAATTCCTGGCGCCTGACGCGCTCACCCCGCAGCGTGTCGCCGATGTGCAGGCGGATTTTGCCAAGGCCGCACCGGAAGGCTGGGCCTGCTGGGCCTTCTCCAACCACGATGTCGTGCGCCATGTCAGCCGCTGGGGCGAGCATGTCGAAGATAAGGACGCCTTCGCCAAGGTACTTTCGGCGCTGCTGATGACGCAGCGCGGTTCCGTCTGCATCTATGAGGGTGAAGAACTCGGCCTCACCGAAGCGGATATTGCTTTCGAGGACTTGCAGGACCCCTACGGCATCCAGTTCTGGCCGGAATTCAAGGGCCGCGACGGTTGCCGCACGCCGATGGTGTGGGATGCCGGTCATGCACAGGCGGGCTTCTCGACGTCGGACAAGACATGGCTGCCCATTCCGGCCGAGCACAAGCAGCGCGCCGTCAGCGCCCAGCAGGGCAACGAGGCATCCGTGCTGGAGCATTACCGCCGGTTCCTGTCCTTCCGCAGAAAGCATCCCGCTTTTGCCAAGGGCGACATCGAGTTCCAGCCGGTGGAGGGGGATGTGCTGAGCTACACCCGCACGCTCGGCAACGAAACCGTGCTTTGCCTCTTCAATCTGTCCGCAACGCCGGCAAAGGCCAGGTTGCCGGAAGGGAACTGGGAGGTTCTCGAAGGCCACGGCTTTGCAGGCGGTCTTGAAGGCAGAAGCGTAGAACTTCCGGCATGGGGCGCATTCTTCGCCCGTTACGCCTGA
- a CDS encoding carbohydrate ABC transporter permease, with protein sequence MDIVKRLRRVGMPRLIVHASVLVVVLLWLLPTLGILVSSLRDKDQITVSGWWTAFSSSEQTAAVRLADAAAQKQDGNRYVISGNVFESGQGGKVAAFGVRVQEPTAFKAGEAADIGDGETLLVNTDGTYEYSKAASFEGSRGKRVYISVATPPVFTLDNYRTVLTSEGIGQSFVNSLTVAVPATVIPILIAAFAAYALSWMSFSGRNLLIAMVVGLIVVPLQMSLIPLLRLYNEIGTIFGVPSKTYAGIWLAHTAFGLPLAIYLLRNYISGLPKEIIESARVDGASDFEIFVKIILPLSFPALASFAIFQFLWTWNDLLVAMVFLGTQKDELVLTGALNALLGSRGGNWEILTASAFVTIIVPLGVFFALQRYLVRGLLAGSVKGG encoded by the coding sequence ATGGATATCGTCAAACGTCTGCGCCGCGTCGGTATGCCGCGCCTCATCGTCCATGCGAGCGTGCTGGTCGTCGTGCTGCTCTGGCTCCTGCCCACGCTCGGCATTCTCGTCAGCTCGCTGCGCGACAAGGACCAGATCACTGTGTCGGGCTGGTGGACGGCCTTTTCCAGCTCGGAACAGACGGCGGCGGTTCGCCTCGCCGATGCTGCCGCGCAGAAGCAGGACGGAAACCGCTACGTCATATCAGGCAATGTTTTCGAAAGCGGACAGGGCGGCAAGGTTGCAGCCTTCGGCGTTCGCGTACAGGAGCCCACGGCGTTCAAAGCCGGCGAGGCGGCCGATATCGGTGACGGCGAAACATTGCTCGTTAATACGGACGGCACCTACGAATATAGCAAGGCCGCGAGCTTTGAAGGCTCTCGCGGCAAGCGCGTCTATATCTCCGTCGCGACGCCGCCCGTCTTCACGCTCGATAATTATCGCACGGTTCTGACCTCGGAAGGCATCGGCCAGTCCTTCGTCAATTCGCTGACCGTCGCCGTGCCGGCAACCGTCATCCCCATCCTCATTGCCGCCTTCGCCGCCTATGCGCTGTCATGGATGAGCTTCTCCGGCCGCAATCTGCTGATTGCCATGGTGGTGGGCCTGATCGTCGTGCCGCTGCAGATGTCGCTGATCCCGCTTCTCAGGCTCTATAATGAAATCGGCACCATCTTCGGCGTGCCGTCCAAGACCTATGCCGGCATCTGGCTGGCGCACACCGCCTTCGGTCTGCCGCTCGCCATCTACCTGCTGCGCAACTATATTTCCGGCCTGCCGAAGGAGATCATCGAAAGTGCGCGTGTCGATGGCGCGAGCGACTTCGAAATCTTCGTCAAGATCATCCTGCCGCTGTCATTCCCGGCGCTCGCCTCCTTCGCCATCTTCCAGTTCCTGTGGACCTGGAACGACCTGCTCGTCGCCATGGTGTTCCTCGGCACGCAGAAGGACGAGCTGGTGCTGACCGGCGCGCTCAATGCGCTGCTCGGTTCGCGCGGCGGCAACTGGGAAATCCTCACCGCCTCCGCCTTCGTCACCATCATCGTGCCGCTTGGCGTCTTTTTCGCCCTTCAACGTTATCTCGTGCGTGGCCTGCTGGCAGGCTCCGTCAAGGGAGGCTGA
- a CDS encoding carbohydrate ABC transporter permease, translating into MAQQLVSAIGVMVAGVFACAAYYWLSDKVLQAIFPVRSGDVLQASRNLNRRAAVRPWLFIGPALILLLVYLVYPVIATLILSFYDRTGSEFVGLANYRWAFFDAGFRQSIFNNILWLAVVPAACTFFGLVIAVMTDRIWWGNIAKSIVFMPMAISFVGASVIWKFIYEYRAEGQVQIGLLNAIVEFFGGNPQVWISMPFWNNFFLMVILIWIQTGFAMVILSAALRGIPEETIEAAVIDGANGWQIFWKIMVPQIWGTIAVVWTTITILVLKVFDIVLTMTNGQWNTMVLANLMFDWMFRGGGDSGRSAVIALIIMAAVTPIMVWNIRQANREMEGR; encoded by the coding sequence ATGGCTCAACAACTCGTTTCGGCCATCGGCGTGATGGTGGCGGGGGTCTTTGCCTGCGCTGCCTATTACTGGCTATCCGACAAGGTGCTTCAGGCGATCTTTCCGGTCCGCTCGGGAGACGTGCTTCAGGCATCCCGCAACCTCAATCGCCGCGCGGCGGTCCGGCCCTGGCTGTTCATCGGCCCGGCTTTGATTCTCCTGCTGGTCTATCTGGTCTACCCCGTCATCGCCACGCTGATCCTGTCTTTCTATGACCGGACCGGCAGCGAATTCGTCGGTCTCGCCAATTATCGCTGGGCGTTTTTCGATGCCGGTTTCCGCCAGTCGATCTTCAACAATATTCTTTGGCTCGCCGTCGTGCCGGCCGCCTGCACCTTCTTCGGCCTCGTCATCGCCGTCATGACCGACCGTATCTGGTGGGGCAACATCGCCAAATCCATCGTCTTCATGCCCATGGCGATCTCCTTTGTCGGCGCCTCCGTCATCTGGAAGTTCATCTATGAATATCGCGCCGAGGGGCAGGTGCAGATCGGCCTCTTGAACGCCATCGTAGAGTTTTTCGGCGGCAATCCGCAGGTGTGGATTTCCATGCCCTTCTGGAACAACTTTTTCCTGATGGTTATCCTCATCTGGATCCAGACCGGTTTCGCCATGGTCATCCTGTCGGCGGCGCTGCGGGGCATTCCCGAGGAGACCATCGAGGCGGCGGTCATCGATGGCGCCAATGGCTGGCAGATCTTCTGGAAGATTATGGTTCCGCAGATCTGGGGCACCATCGCCGTCGTCTGGACGACGATCACCATTCTCGTGCTCAAGGTTTTCGACATCGTGCTGACCATGACCAACGGGCAGTGGAACACCATGGTGCTCGCCAATCTCATGTTCGACTGGATGTTCCGCGGCGGCGGCGACAGTGGCCGAAGTGCGGTCATCGCACTCATCATCATGGCTGCCGTCACGCCGATCATGGTCTGGAACATCCGCCAGGCCAATCGTGAGATGGAGGGCCGCTGA
- a CDS encoding ABC transporter substrate-binding protein yields MQKTLLATAAAIALLSGAASAADLKFAPGGDAKFNWKSYEDFKAAHADLKGQTLTIFGPWRGEDEALFQTVLAYFADATGVNVRYSSSENYEQQIVIDTQAGSPPNIAILPQPGLLADLAAKGFLVPLGDDTAKWVEENYGAGKSWVDLGSYKGKDGNKAYFAFPFKADVKSLVWYVPENFEEAGYKVPETMEDLFKLTDQIVADGGTPWCIGLGSGGATGWPATDWVEDLMLRTQPLDVYQKWTTNEVKFTDPAVVEAINEFGKFAKNEKYVSGGVAAVASTDFRDSPKGLFDIPPKCYLHHQASFIPSFFPEGTKVGTDADFFYMPTYASKPDLGKPVLGAGTLVTITKEAPAAKAFVEFLQTPIAHEVWMAQSSFLTPYKGVNVDAYANEQMKRQGEILTTATSFGFDGSDLMPGKIGAGAFWTGMIDFVGGKSADQVASDIQKAWDGLK; encoded by the coding sequence ATGCAGAAGACTCTTTTGGCGACGGCTGCTGCAATAGCGCTGCTGTCCGGTGCGGCCTCTGCCGCTGACCTGAAATTCGCGCCCGGCGGTGACGCCAAGTTCAACTGGAAAAGCTACGAGGACTTCAAGGCGGCCCATGCCGACCTGAAAGGCCAGACGCTGACGATTTTCGGACCCTGGCGCGGTGAGGACGAGGCCCTGTTCCAGACGGTGCTTGCCTATTTCGCTGACGCGACCGGCGTGAATGTCCGTTATTCCTCGTCGGAAAATTACGAGCAGCAGATCGTCATCGATACGCAGGCGGGCTCGCCGCCCAACATCGCCATCCTGCCGCAGCCCGGCCTTCTGGCCGATCTCGCGGCAAAGGGTTTTCTGGTTCCGCTCGGCGATGACACGGCCAAATGGGTCGAGGAAAATTACGGCGCGGGCAAATCCTGGGTCGATCTCGGCAGCTACAAGGGCAAGGATGGCAACAAGGCCTATTTCGCGTTTCCCTTCAAGGCTGACGTGAAGTCACTCGTCTGGTACGTGCCCGAGAACTTCGAGGAAGCGGGCTACAAGGTACCCGAGACCATGGAAGACCTGTTCAAGCTAACGGACCAGATCGTCGCCGATGGCGGCACCCCCTGGTGCATCGGTCTCGGCTCCGGCGGTGCGACCGGCTGGCCGGCGACCGACTGGGTGGAAGACCTGATGCTGCGCACGCAGCCGCTCGACGTCTACCAGAAATGGACGACCAACGAGGTCAAATTCACTGATCCGGCTGTGGTCGAGGCGATCAACGAATTCGGCAAATTCGCCAAGAACGAAAAATATGTCAGCGGCGGCGTCGCGGCCGTGGCCTCCACCGACTTCCGCGACAGCCCCAAGGGCCTCTTCGACATTCCGCCGAAGTGCTACCTGCACCATCAGGCGTCGTTCATTCCGTCCTTCTTCCCGGAAGGCACCAAAGTGGGCACGGATGCGGATTTCTTCTACATGCCGACTTACGCGTCCAAGCCTGACCTCGGCAAGCCTGTTCTCGGCGCTGGCACGCTCGTCACCATCACCAAGGAAGCGCCTGCCGCCAAGGCATTCGTCGAATTCCTGCAGACCCCGATCGCCCATGAGGTCTGGATGGCGCAGTCCAGCTTCCTCACGCCCTATAAGGGTGTGAATGTCGATGCCTATGCCAATGAGCAGATGAAGCGGCAGGGTGAAATCCTGACGACCGCGACAAGCTTCGGCTTCGATGGTTCCGACCTCATGCCCGGCAAGATCGGTGCCGGCGCATTCTGGACCGGCATGATCGATTTCGTCGGCGGCAAGTCTGCCGATCAGGTCGCGAGCGATATCCAGAAGGCCTGGGACGGCCTGAAGTAA
- a CDS encoding LacI family DNA-binding transcriptional regulator has product MNLKQLSQLLGISQTTISRALNGYPEVSAETRRRVMEAAEKTGYRPNAAAQRLATGKVGSIGLVMPIGEHHRSDVHFGEFLSGLGEEASRSGFHLVIMPTEPEKEREALRGLAASGSVDGIYLAYMKKNDPRIAMLQSLSLPFLVHGRSIGVEEDYPYLDVDNEGAFRDATQLLLQLGHTRIGLLNGPEGYDFTYRRCLGVEKALSANGLTLHANNKRHSSMTDEEGYLGMEALLSRPEKPTAILCASTALALGAIRSLNQRGLKPGKDISLIAHDDVLPLLKPDNFSVPLTTTRSSLRAAGVRVGQRLINRIKFNQTEPHQELWKAELVVRASTGPAPKA; this is encoded by the coding sequence ATGAACCTGAAACAGTTGTCGCAACTGCTGGGCATTTCGCAGACGACCATCAGCAGGGCGCTCAACGGCTATCCCGAGGTCAGCGCCGAAACGCGCCGCCGCGTCATGGAGGCTGCCGAAAAGACGGGCTATCGCCCGAATGCCGCGGCGCAACGGCTGGCGACGGGCAAGGTCGGCTCCATCGGGCTTGTCATGCCTATTGGCGAACACCACCGTTCCGATGTGCATTTCGGCGAATTCCTGAGCGGTCTCGGTGAGGAAGCATCACGCAGCGGCTTTCATCTGGTCATCATGCCGACAGAGCCGGAGAAGGAACGGGAAGCGCTGCGGGGGCTCGCCGCAAGCGGCAGCGTCGATGGCATCTATCTCGCCTATATGAAGAAGAACGATCCCCGCATCGCCATGCTGCAATCTCTCTCCCTGCCCTTCCTCGTCCATGGCCGCTCCATCGGCGTGGAGGAGGATTATCCCTATCTCGACGTGGACAATGAAGGCGCGTTCCGTGATGCGACCCAGCTTCTCCTCCAGCTTGGCCATACGCGGATCGGGCTGCTGAATGGCCCGGAGGGTTATGATTTCACCTATCGACGCTGTCTCGGGGTGGAAAAGGCGCTTTCGGCAAATGGCCTGACATTGCATGCGAACAACAAGAGACACAGCAGCATGACCGATGAGGAAGGCTATCTCGGCATGGAGGCGCTGCTGTCCCGGCCGGAAAAGCCGACCGCCATTCTCTGCGCCAGTACCGCGCTTGCGCTTGGCGCAATCCGCTCGCTCAACCAGCGCGGCCTGAAACCGGGCAAGGATATTTCGCTGATCGCCCATGACGATGTGTTGCCCCTGCTGAAGCCGGACAATTTTTCCGTGCCGCTGACCACCACCCGCTCGTCACTCAGGGCGGCGGGCGTGCGCGTGGGCCAGCGCCTGATCAACCGGATCAAGTTCAACCAGACGGAACCCCATCAGGAGCTCTGGAAGGCGGAACTTGTGGTGCGTGCTTCGACGGGGCCGGCTCCGAAAGCGTAG
- the folD gene encoding bifunctional methylenetetrahydrofolate dehydrogenase/methenyltetrahydrofolate cyclohydrolase FolD, which produces MAVVIDGKAKAASVVEEVRKSAEALEAEKGVKPGLAVVIVGNDPASHAYVNSKSKMAKQCGFNSVQHTLPEETTQDALLKLVGELNADASIHGILVQLPLPKHFDSDEIIQSILPEKDVDGLSVLNAGKLATGDLATGLISCTPAGAMLLVRGIHGDDLSGLNAVVIGRSNLFGKPMGQLLLNANATVTMAHSRTKDLATVCKTADILVAAVGRAAMVKGDWVKSGATVIDVGINRIPAPEKGEGKSKLVGDVAFEEASAVAAAITPVPGGVGPMTIAMLMANTVIAAHRALGLTAPKF; this is translated from the coding sequence ATGGCAGTTGTGATTGACGGGAAGGCGAAGGCGGCTTCGGTCGTCGAGGAAGTCCGCAAATCGGCAGAAGCGCTTGAGGCGGAAAAGGGCGTGAAGCCCGGTCTCGCGGTTGTCATCGTCGGCAATGATCCGGCCAGCCACGCCTACGTGAACTCCAAAAGCAAGATGGCCAAGCAATGCGGTTTCAACTCCGTTCAACACACGTTGCCGGAAGAAACGACGCAGGACGCGCTCCTCAAGCTGGTCGGCGAATTGAACGCCGATGCCTCCATCCACGGCATTCTGGTACAGCTTCCTTTGCCGAAACACTTCGATTCCGATGAGATCATCCAGTCGATCCTGCCTGAGAAGGATGTGGATGGCCTCAGTGTTCTGAACGCGGGCAAGCTGGCGACCGGCGACCTCGCAACCGGCCTCATCTCCTGCACGCCGGCTGGCGCAATGCTCCTGGTGCGCGGCATTCATGGCGACGATCTTTCCGGCCTCAATGCCGTGGTCATCGGCCGCTCCAACCTGTTCGGCAAGCCGATGGGCCAACTTCTCCTCAATGCCAATGCCACGGTGACGATGGCGCATTCGCGCACGAAGGATCTCGCCACCGTCTGCAAGACCGCCGACATTCTCGTGGCCGCGGTCGGTCGCGCGGCGATGGTGAAGGGGGATTGGGTGAAATCCGGCGCGACTGTCATCGATGTCGGCATCAACCGCATTCCCGCTCCGGAAAAGGGTGAAGGCAAGTCGAAGCTGGTCGGCGATGTCGCCTTCGAAGAGGCAAGTGCCGTGGCCGCCGCCATCACACCCGTGCCGGGCGGTGTCGGCCCGATGACGATCGCCATGCTGATGGCCAACACCGTCATCGCCGCCCATCGCGCGCTGGGTCTGACCGCGCCGAAGTTCTAG